The sequence below is a genomic window from Tubulanus polymorphus chromosome 1, tnTubPoly1.2, whole genome shotgun sequence.
TTAATGAAGATGAATCAGTGTGAGgagttttatatttgaacAGAGTTTAAAGTCAACAGTATTCAATCTACTAATGGATTATCTCTATAGGAACGGGACCGACCCAGAGTTCCGTGCACAAGCTTCACTTCACAAAACCTTCCAGGAGATGTCATTCCgatatttatataaattctCTATTTTTCAAACTGATTGGGAAGTAAAAGATCTCTCAGAAAATGgtttcaatcaaaacaatcttTTCTCGAAAAAATTGACTATTCATCGAAAATATTCAAGGATTTTGATTAATGACGTGAAGTTATAATTACATATCGTTTCTCTAGTACAATTTAAGCTGAGATTATAAAATTGTGGTCGTGTCACCTATCTGATCGTAAAATCCTCATGTTATGTGACCACAGTCAGTGAGATTATGGTCAGTATGAGACGGCAAACAAACCTTACACAGACCACTCATGCGCAATCTATAGATTGACCAAATAGGTCGGATTTGGATTATTCTGGTACAAACCAGTTTGTGGCCTGTACGACAAAAGACACGTTGTTGTTACGTGACGAAGGTAGCGGCTTCACTTTATACCCGTCCTGTACACGAGAATCTCACAATGAAACAGCGACTAGAATGCAGTTTTTCCTAGGATATTTGAGTCTGTACGTTGattattgatataaatgaCCAAAATGATAccgttatttcaaatagaagCTTCATTTGATCGTTATATTAAACCTTAGACTCCATCACTTAGGCGAAGGGCCGGTCACTGAGATCAGCGGTAACGAATGAGGATATGTGCATCATGGTCTATCGTATTCACAGAATTATTCACAAAATAAAGTAGATGAATTATTGAAGTAGTTTACCTGAAAGAATGTATCTTTGTTGTAAATGACGAATGTTGCTGACGGATAGTTAAATCGAGACAGTAAATCCTGCGGTATTTTAATACTGTACAGAAACTGATGTTTATCACCATTCATTAGCGTCACCTAAATCACAGAAAACTACATCAgaaaatactcgagaaaaCTGCGAGAAGCTCTGCTGATCAGAGAGAGTCACGAAATATCAATAACCAGGAGGAAATTACTGCACGTTAAACACACATCAAAATCACACATTTATTTCATCTCTGAAATAAATCTGGAATTATAATTACacatatatttcattcctGAAGTAAATCTTGCCAATAGATTATCATGGATTCTAGGTATAAATATGATTACTACAATTGcataaaaaaaagatattaaaaaaaaaaaaaacagttttgtTAAGATAAAAATCGCGATCTTATATGTATCGATTCAATCGAGAGATAAGACATCGATTTTTGGCTACTTGAGATAAGCAGCATCTGTATCAAAATCAGTACAGAGCTGCCGATAGAAACATCGGTTTATTGGAGAATATCCGGGTAGTTTGATGCTGCATCCGGGAAGATATGAGCATCATTGACATCAAAAAGACTGATCTTATATAACGGAGtctctggcaagtgaggaagCTCTCTTAACTGCAGTTTAAGACAAGTATCATCGACTTGCGTCTTGTATTGACAGATTATCCGATTCTCAATACACAGCGCCTGTCATTTCTgagaaaatacaaatataacCCATTATTCCGATACTGTCAAATCCCAACACTCGCTCAAAACTtttataagaaatatctagaaaAAAGTCTTCAACGAGACAGAgttgaataaatacaaataaagatcATCTCAATCAAACTGagatacatttatatattacacagATATATCTCAGATATAGTACAGTATATATCTCAATCAAACTGagatacatttatatattacacagATATATCTCAGATATAGTACAGTTTATATCTCAATCAAACTGagatacatttatatattacacagATATATCTCAGATATAGTACAGTTTATATCTCAATCAAACTGagatacatttatatattacacagATATATCTCAGATATAGTACAGTTTATATCTCAATCAAACTGAGATACATTTAAATATTGcggaaatttttcatttctgctgagtttAAAAGTTTGACCCAGCCAGCCGCCTATCTACACCCCGTAcataacattttctaaaatcattatcaaaatttcaaaatcatgataaagctaacaataacagacccggcagctatagacatgaactgattacaaattttattgccgtttacaaaatgacccgacAGATCGGGAGAAACAAGGTTTCATTTTTTAGACTTTAATTAGATTACGAAATTTCGTATTGAAATTTACGCTTTACTGAATGAAACGCATCGGAAGAATTAAAGATGTTTTTTACCTCGTTTCCGGAGTCGTCAAGAGCAGATCCAAACGTCACTGATTTCCCTCGAATCGATGAAGTATTCGCCGTTAAAAATGCCAAATTATCTTTCACAGCTTTCACGGTTTTAGTTcgagttaaatctaatttttcagACAGTTTTTCTATTTGACCGATCATtctatagtatatatatatatatatatatatatatatagagggagagggagaaaaAATTGTGAATTCAAGTACAGAAAATGGATGTGTGAAAATGATGttctagatttatttttttctaagaaGTATTaaaggaaaagaaaataactagaattaaattcaaaattatttcaaattgatagaaataactttttaatcattcAATTAATGTTTATCTCATTAAATGACTTTTCCTGAAATTTTCATCTCGTTCCTGGAAGTTTTTTCTATGAAAACTGgatgaaaaattttaaaaattcccacaaaatcaaatgaaatcatcagtAAAAAACTACAGCCcacatttgatttgattttcatataaCAACGTCATCCTAGTGACGTCACTAACCGTTTGGATGCAGATTCGCTATCCCGTAAAGTAGTCACAGATGTATCTAACATTTGACTGACGATGTTGATGATTTTCTGAgtggtttcattttgattgtcGTCACTAAACGCAGTCCCTACTGTTAATACGTTATCGATAGAATCAGAGGTGAATGTGACGTCATCTGAACTAAAACTGGCCGTGTCGACTGTGATCGAGTCTAACTTCGTAAGGAAATCCTTAAAGTTCCctaaaacaaattcaatatatacaaattatTATGCAAGGATGACGTCACACGTATATTGTTCAGTCGTGTATATTGTGAGATTTTGACTTCAGTTAACTACTTTACGCTTTACGTGCAATATGACGCGCATTGGTATCAGGCGCGTTACTTCTAAACATTGCATGCCCTTATTAGTACATATAGTTAAACAATCGCCAcaaaaatttattcataattcttTAGGTTGttctaaatgttttctaaatgattgtctTTTTCCAGATATTTCTACGATATTTTGTTTATAACTTACCGTCGCTGATGTCGGTTTGTGAAAGCTTTTCCAATTGATCAGTTTTGTCGCTAATGTATCTACAATTTTCGTCGTTTATTTCTGTAACCCACTGTACTCCTCCGTCATCAGCGGAAGTGCTATAGTTAACAGTAATAACCGTTAAATATAAACAGGGATTAATTGTTTTATCATAGTTTTAACGGTGAGAAGTAATTCGTGAACTATTGATATAATTGAagctgaaatgaatttaatcGGAACACTTTAAATCAACTTCAGATAAACTTTCTACATTTAGTGTGTCAATGGGGTTGTTTCTATAGAAACAGCACCGTTACAGCTATAGGTCACTGTATTTCGCACCTGTTTAAACAGGCAGCATTAGTGTTTATATTAAGGTATCATTTGCTAAATAATCACGAAACCTAATAAGAGTAGATACTCTCGATTTAATTTCAgcctgattactccaagatttaTCTAAGAAGATGCCACCACGTGATCGTTTCGTGAAGAAAAGTAGGATTACAAGTAAACCGAATGGAATCTATCATGCGTGTCGAAATCAATAAATCACCCATATAAACATTGACTGATGATATTTGAGATCTCACTGGTACAATATCAAATCATATGAGACTTTCATAACGACAATAGAAATATCGTGAATCATTGATTCGTTCTGAGAATCTCTGAGATATTACATTCATAATCTCACGCTCTCGCAATATTCCCTGAGATATCATATTTACCATCTCAAGATCTCACTCTATTCTATGAGATATCATCGATATGTTACAGCGTTACTGATAAAAGACTAAATTACAGTTTACGTGGCAGTGACGTCACTCATTATAGAATTATACAACTATAATTATTGATATATCAAATAGATGAATAAATTGAGATTGAACTGACCAGTTTCTAGTGGCAACAGCGTTATAAAACCTCGGTCGAGGACACGGTACCGCAGCCTGTTCTCCTGATGTTGTATTACCGAATACTAATTTGCCTTTAGCCGTCAATACTTCAATTTCTAAACAAGTACCTAAAGCACGATTTATACAGCAGTTACAACTTATGAAATCTTTCAGATTTGATGAAGTTGAAGGGCATAATAGAAATTACAAAGTcatgtttttcaaaataaacacCGGCAAATGCATCGTCATGAATCTCTGAGGATGGTGAATGAGTACTTACCCGTATTTTCTACTGTAATAAATGGCGCCATATCCGGTGTGGTGAACGAACTAAAAGTTCCATCAATTACTTTCCTCATGAGGAACTGTTTATGATTCTCACGTAACTCGCTGTTACTTATAAATTTCAATCGCGTCAAGTAGAATTTAAAATACGTCGGTACATACGACAAACTACAAAATATTCACAGATTTCTGCGTGAATTGGTGAAGCAAGGTTATTTCTACCCCGCTcgataaatctatttcattacttatACCGATTTTGAACGGTACATAATGAAATACGGCTGTAGGTCAATGGAAGAATACTCGAACTTTACGCCAGACACccgagttcgaatccctgcagtttcttttcaaaaattttttcgCGAAGTTGTGTTTTTTTGTCAAAGGTTGAATTACTTTTAATTACGTCAACGTCATGAACAAATTGACATTATTTCATTTCGCATTAATCGAATTACTCGTAACTCACCAGATCCAACCTGCGTGTAAAACTGAATTCACTCCTGGCTCTTTTCCAATTTCTTTATTCATCTAAtcgtaaaaaatacattttgtaaACATTAGAAACGTTCTTAGAATCATTGTATGAATATCTTAATAGATGAACGCCAAAATTCATGTTGTTTTGAAActccaatattgatgacgtagtcagcacatcgactcacacagaacacAAACTAGATATTAGTGtgtataaacattattgtaacggtttttaaaGCGTCTAAAATATAAGCTAGCTTCCATTGACATTTTCATCTTCACAGAGGCCTTTCTGTCTCTCCCTCCCACTCTATCCTCTCTTTCTCAGCCTTTcttactctctctctctcactctctcctctctttctCAGCCtttctcactctcactctcttctctctctcactcactcttctctctcattctctcCACTCTCTCTCTAGAGTCAAAATGTTCGGTATTTCCAGTGTAAACACTAATCGCATTTCGGCAGGTTTTATAAAGAGGAAAGAATAGACGTAAGGAATGTGAGACTGGTAATTCTGTATAGATTGATAATATCATTCGAATAAATAGAATTTTACACAGTTACCGCAGATATCTGTGTGATTGGTCTACTGGAGATCTTATAGCAGATCTGACCTCGTGTTTCCCAGGTCCCACGTCTAtcttatatacatatttacctGTTCCAGAATATTACCGATGCGTTGTTTAATATCGGGACACCTCAAGGTCGTGCGGTGAAATCTAGCAGTTATCTGATGTTCACTGGCAATAGCTACAAACACAAGTATAATTCGCTGTAAAATTGGTCTCGGATGATGAACATAGATTTTAGTAGAAATTATGAACTCTTCGAATATATCATTATCCACCGTTCTTCCATATTAGTCTCAGTGGCTGAATGGGTTAGTCCCTAATCTAACCCTCACGCCGGTCGAAGTTCGAGACctgtatttatttttcgaaGAAGAAGAAgtttttggatttttttttaaataaagcATGATGAATAAATCTACCTTTCATGAGCGAGTTTTTGTTGCACCGTTGGGTATTACAACAATAATTACAAGTGGTTGAATTCGTTATTGCGGTGAAGTTAATATTCCTGCATGACGACGCGTCATCAGCACTTTCAATTTGACAACTGTCATAGTTATAACAGCCTGAAGATATCGACCAATCACCATCCGCTTTAACGGTCAATACATTACGACATCCCAGCTAcaaaatattcgaaaagaaaagacGAGATTTCAAGAGAAAGTCGCATTGATAAGAGAGAATTCATCCCCTTTCTATCTACTACCCCTCTCCAtacccctcccctctctccccttctctctccctctctatcTCTTtccctctcactctcactctcactctctccccctccccctctccctctccccctctctcccctagAGATCCTGCATCACAGGACCACAAATACGGTCATACAAGTACCTATcatattttctctaaaagaATAAACGTGTAAGATAGTGCTGTGTGAAGCTTATaactttattcaaatttaCGAACATTCGTTACTAATGCATAGAGTAGCTTGATCAGGTAAATGAATTAACAGGTACGTAATCAATCACTTTGAAGGTAAACTGATTAACTAAAGAATTTTACGAGCTACCGGAGCGCATTTAGTCGCTTCAACGGATAAATACTCTACAAACTCTTTTTCAAAcgatgttttgttgttgtaatcAATTTTGTAACTGATTTCTAGAAAATAAAGTATTAATTCTATAAAATGTCTATTGACTTTACTGAGCTCGTGTATCTGTTTAACGGAATGCTGTTAAATCTGTTGTTTTAACAAATGGTTTCCTATTATTCGCGGTCCACGTCAGGCAATTTAACCATCAGCggccgccatttctcattatttGTTTAGTTGTCGTTTCGTggaaaatattgttttttcaatCAGTGGGAAACTCGTCAGACGAAACGTCGAAACCAGAATAAACATTGGTTAAACGGATTGACGATAGAAATCAGAGTAATTCAAACAGTCATCAAGCCGTTAATCGATCTATCATACAAATATTAGTTTGAAATAGAAACTCAATTGACTTCACACGTTGCTATGGAGAGTACGCGTTCGTTGCTATggtaccccccccccccattcgTAGTAGATGTGAAAAAAACTCTTTGAAATCTTTGAcattgatatcaaaaatacctaaattgaaatatcttgAAATCTATATTACGTATCGTGGTTTTGGATTTTAGCATTTTTTGATATGGAAAATGAGACATACCTGATCAGTGTTACAGTAAAATGATCGACCGATTCTACAATAAGTATCATTTCGTACATCCGAACACGAATAACACGATTGTTGAATGTTTTTCGTCGTCATCGTTGGAAACTGTGTTGCTACAGTAAATAAATTATCGATTAGTATTTTAACCCTCTGTTCACCGGACCCGACATTCATGGGATTCACACTCACGTGTACAGCCACGTAGGTCTAAATCGAGGATATTCTGACGCTGTATATTCGTGCAATCAGCGCCATCTATTATCAAAGGTCTCGGTCTCGATTTCGCCCAATTCATGAAAGCCTGGACGTCGCAATCGCAAACTACCGGGTTCCCACGTAAATAcctgaaatatgaattcagaTTTGTCACGTTTGGAGCAAAAGATTAAACTTATATATAGTTCGACATAACAGGAATAAGTTACACTCAGAATCATTTTAGTACACCCCCATGTAAGATAGAAATGTACACACGAATGCGCATTtcggggattcgaacctgatggctcACGGAACTCGATGgaatcaggttcgaatcccatattGAAGTATCGAATACACAACACTTACAATTCCATTAGCTCGGCATTGTACCGAAACCAATCAGCttcgaatttctcaaattcattGTCTGAAATGCTCCTAATAAAACACAACATAAGAATACAACATCGAACACAAAACGCGACTTGAAAACGTAATTTAAATATGggaaaaatacaacaaaatatgtacgttacaaaatatgattataattttgATTACATGTCAGATTAAAGGGAGATTTGTGCATAATTTGAACTTTAAGGAAAAACAAACACGCGTGCAATAAATGATTGATATTGTGTTGAATGATTTATGTTTCCGCCATTTTGTCATCACGTGGTCAACACACTAACTACTTATTACAACCATTtagaaatcaatttaaaaaacaacatgattcaaaaaattatgttctttttcgaaaaaatacTGAGACATCAAACTACGAGACACTCAATCTACATCGATCAATGAAATACAATgtcaattattgaaaataaaatatagccgCGGAGCAGTAATAATGGGTTTTCTGTAGCCCAGCggtaacgggttttctgcagcTCAGTagtaacgggttttctgccgcCCAGCggtaacgggttttctgccgcCCAGAggtaacgggttttctgccgcCCAGCAGTAACGGGTTTTTTGCCGCCCAGTGGTAACGTGTTTTCTGCCGCCCAGCGTTTTTACATAGCTCGGCAATTGATCGATTTTATTCATAGAAGAGAGACACAATCTTTAACATTATCCACGATACACCGTAAATGggcatttttcaaaaagatcaaAAGCTCCCCCTCAAACGATTTTCGTATTTCTTCTATTCTCAAATTGGGAATGATATTCTGCCACAGTGGCTGTttcgcgatgccatcaggttcgattCCTTACTACTCAAGCAATTTCGATTATTTCCCATATggataaatacattttctaataCAAAAATAAACGGGGTTTGTATCGACCACCAAGTGAGCTGAGCTATAAGCTTATGATTCTATGTACTTCACAAAATCGATGTAGATTAAATCTTTCTAAAAAGAACTTACAATACTTTTAATATGGTCAATGGAGCGAAACTCAACCAATGAAATGTCGAGATCAGATTATCACTTATTTTACTGGAAGAAATTCAAATGAGTAGCGCTTAAAGTAACCAAGCATTATATGtggcccagttttatagactggtatcaactttaactcagacgagtcggggctgcagttgctcaaaagtttgttAAATTTAACCATCGGATAAATACTATAATAACAATGTAGTTTTAACTGTCACTATGTCAGCAGtaatccactggttaactcgtAGCTTTAACGAACCTATCGAGCCTCTGAAGCCCCTGGAGCCTCTGGATGTTGTTAACTTACAGATTTCGTAATTTATTCAACGTGTTGAAGGCTTTTGGATCGACTGTACGAATACTGTTATTCCTCAGGTCCCTGTGAAATTAATAATAACCGTCGTTTATTTCTCCATCTCTCTTACTCTCATACTGCCGAGAAAAACACTGCGAGAATTTTACTTACAGAAATTCCAGATTTGTCAAACCGttaaatacattttcgaaTAGTCTGGAAATTTGGTGGCCGTTGATGACTCTGAAAGAAAGAAagctttatttgaatataacatGTCGTAGACCCCTGGACCTGGCTGTGGAACTTGATCTTGAGCAGTAGAACCTGAGGTCCTGAacggtggaactggatccaggactgtggaactgagtactGAACTATGGAACCTGATCCTGAacggtggaactggatctcAAAAGTATGCAAGCAGTTAAAACAGTTACGGTTCAATCTCTAGATGAAATCTATACAGAATCCTCGTGAGAGCTAGAAACATAGAACCATTTACAACTCACTGGATCTCGAGCTAAGCTCGGATAAGATTTATTGGGATAAGCAGGTTGCTATTAGGATAAGCAGGTAGTTGTTATATGTTTTATGAGGTTGTAGTTTGGTAGGTGTAGTTCAGTAGTTAGACTGGTTTAGATTGTAATGTCAGACAGCTCAATCTATCATTGTCTTCACGAGTCTCTTTTTTTATTCCCGTCTGATGTTTATCATCACAAGTGTTTAACTTAGTTTCTGCCAGTTGTAAAGATGATTACTTTGTCGGTAATAGAAGATGAACATTTTGCTtttgtttttagaaaatataggTTCGAAGCATCAGTCTTCAGTCTTGTGGTCAGATATTGCCGATTAAACACCTCGGCccagttatctttaaccctGGGCCCAACCTGGGCTAACTACTCCGGGTTAAGGTTAAtactagtctataaaaccgatTTCAGGGTTttacataattgaaaattattgatttaacccctagataataccagtctaaaaAACCAGGCCCAGTTTGTAAGATGGCCAAGATTTTGTCATATCGACCAGAACCATCAACAAAGCGCAGAAAACTATCTAATATATATTGTTATCTGTCAGCCATCATTATTTAGAAATGAAAACTGCAATGACCTTCGAATTTCCCGCACAATTGGCACAGTTGTGAATACGACACCTCAGGTAAGGCCACCACTCAGCAGACTGTCAACAGTCAGAActctatggtctagtggtagaCACTCTTGGTTTGCACGTGAGAGACCCGAGTTCGAATCTTAGccgagctagggttagggttatggcggacctagggttagggttatggTGGAGCTCGGGTTAGGATACGTCGGTCACCGGAACTGGGTTAAGGGTTTCGGTCGACCGTAGACTATTTTTCTTATCTGCCGCTTTCAATTACGTGTTAtgtattttgttgtaaataatcataatcaacACTGAAAAAGATACAGAACCGTCATAAACCAGAGAAATGTCATCGTAATCTTTATGATCTGTGTACTGTGTAggttttgaaatataaaaaaaccGATTGAACTGTGGTGTAAGACACATCATCCGGGTCGGTTCACTCAGTACATTACTGATTACCGTATTGTACATTACGTGTACATTACGTGTTACATTATTCAGAATTTCTAACCgatcaaatttgttttcaaaatcacatcaaatattgttgaaatcGATATATAGGCACAACGAGGGAAATAGTAGTTGATTGTGGAGTGTAGGATAAACACAACATCTACAAGAAATTCCATATTCTATAAGCACCAgtttcagcagcagcagcagcagcagcagcagcagcagcagcagcagcagcagcagcagcagcagcagcagcagcagcagcagcagcagcagcagcagcagcagcagcagcagcagcagcagcagcagcagcagcagcagcagcagcagcagcagcagcagcagcagcagcagcagcagcagcagcagcagcagcagcagcagcagcagcagcagcagcagcagcagcagcagcagcagcagcagcagcagcagcagcagcagcagcagcagcagcagcagcagcagcagcagcagcagcagcagcagcagcagcagcagcagcagcagcagcagcagcagcagcagcagcagcagcagca
It includes:
- the LOC141915097 gene encoding adhesion G-protein coupled receptor G4-like, producing MAETTKTIAILTVFVIIAIKCRLIVSESMSIPSPCYDNCLNPTRGVCCCDDPRGVVRCILRPGQNPLRNVPVYLPAHTTRLVINGHQISRLFENVFNGLTNLEFLDLRNNSIRTVDPKAFNTLNKLRNLSISDNEFEKFEADWFRYNAELMELYLRGNPVVCDCDVQAFMNWAKSRPRPLIIDGADCTNIQRQNILDLDLRGCTPTQFPTMTTKNIQQSCYSCSDVRNDTYCRIGRSFYCNTDQLGCRNVLTVKADGDWSISSGCYNYDSCQIESADDASSCRNINFTAITNSTTCNYCCNTQRCNKNSLMKAIASEHQITARFHRTTLRCPDIKQRIGNILEQMNKEIGKEPGVNSVLHAGWICLSYVPTYFKFYLTRLKFISNSELRENHKQFLMRKVIDGTFSSFTTPDMAPFITVENTGTCLEIEVLTAKGKLVFGNTTSGEQAAVPCPRPRFYNAVATRNCTSADDGGVQWVTEINDENCRYISDKTDQLEKLSQTDISDGNFKDFLTKLDSITVDTASFSSDDVTFTSDSIDNVLTVGTAFSDDNQNETTQKIINIVSQMLDTSVTTLRDSESASKRMIGQIEKLSEKLDLTRTKTVKAVKDNLAFLTANTSSIRGKSVTFGSALDDSGNEVTLMNGDKHQFLYSIKIPQDLLSRFNYPSATFVIYNKDTFFQAMRDSSDFRFNYTVNSRPLSINLEGVSMRDSSIPIEITFKHLNKTDKPMKCVFWDFDLNGNRGGWSVEGLTLIKSELDRTICRSNHMTNFALLMDVYGSTSKLSDIHQKALGIISMIGCIISIATLTVTLLTYILFQKLRKSNPSKVLINLCASLLFLNLCFVIGSLATSNSDNLPGCKTAAVFIHYFLLSSFAWMLIESFYMYMALIKVLNTYISRFMLKAMLFGWGFPLPILIITLAVYGSDNYGPQGPGKFCWIERNAFYGAVVAPIAAILIANSIVFALVARRLQQMGNNPVVKNQTQKNKTSKNLRGALAIFILLGLAWLLAFLAIGDAAVGFSYAFAIVNTLQGFAIFLFYVVLKKDASQAWRYKLHDCFPCIPAPKYFKSSTKGTTMTSQMSSKSNSSYKTHSTRTDPKKATNGSVKKNPHSAVETLESVVSPTVELPCIVDPTVGDQPIGTPSTYFLNRWRDCELKRNPDIDAGQTNQTVLTDQ